A stretch of the Spirochaetota bacterium genome encodes the following:
- a CDS encoding TRAM domain-containing protein: MLITIEKVTYKGYGFGHTEEGKIIFTPFVLPGEEVEIKIKEDKKDYFIGEVKDIVKSSPYRIKPICDIFGYCGGCDFLNVDYDYEIVLKIEILKELFFRNHLEYEFENEKKFEIIKSPSRFYYRNNAQLKVSEKGELGFFKEKTLRVIPFRNDICFFLTERIREFIKNLSDDILLFNKGFRIRDGIDIFLKGLKGYKEDEKAIYKVKDYYYELDIDGFFQVNKFTNPLFIEKVLEIIGDDKINNFVELYCGVGFFSIPIFINKKISNYYAYEISKKAIDYAKINNFKNNTFINFIQMDAEIAIDHVEDIDILLVDPPRSGLTERLISRIIEKKIKKLIYISCNPSTFVRDFSKLNRNGYNIDNLVFLDNFAGTYHFELISKIILG, from the coding sequence TTGTTAATTACTATAGAAAAAGTGACATATAAAGGTTATGGATTTGGTCATACTGAGGAAGGGAAAATTATTTTTACCCCTTTTGTTTTACCTGGGGAAGAGGTAGAAATAAAAATAAAGGAAGATAAAAAAGATTATTTTATAGGTGAAGTAAAAGATATTGTTAAAAGTTCTCCATATAGAATTAAACCCATATGTGATATTTTTGGTTATTGCGGAGGATGCGATTTTTTAAATGTAGATTATGATTATGAAATAGTTCTAAAAATAGAAATTTTAAAAGAACTTTTTTTTAGAAATCATCTTGAATATGAATTTGAAAATGAAAAGAAATTTGAAATTATTAAATCCCCTTCAAGATTCTATTATAGAAATAATGCTCAATTGAAAGTTTCGGAAAAAGGAGAACTTGGCTTTTTTAAAGAAAAAACTTTGAGAGTTATTCCTTTCAGAAATGACATATGTTTTTTTCTTACTGAGAGAATTAGAGAATTTATAAAAAACTTAAGTGATGATATCCTTTTGTTTAATAAGGGTTTTAGGATTCGTGATGGAATAGATATTTTTTTGAAAGGTCTTAAAGGTTACAAAGAAGATGAAAAAGCTATTTATAAAGTTAAAGATTACTATTATGAACTTGATATAGATGGTTTTTTTCAAGTAAATAAATTTACAAATCCTCTCTTTATTGAGAAAGTTTTAGAAATTATTGGTGATGATAAAATAAATAATTTTGTTGAATTGTATTGCGGAGTTGGTTTTTTTTCAATTCCTATATTTATTAATAAAAAGATTTCTAACTATTATGCATATGAAATATCAAAAAAAGCTATAGATTATGCAAAAATTAACAACTTTAAAAATAATACTTTTATTAATTTTATCCAAATGGATGCTGAAATTGCAATAGACCATGTTGAAGATATTGATATTTTGTTGGTAGACCCACCAAGAAGTGGTTTAACAGAAAGGCTTATAAGTAGAATTATTGAAAAAAAAATTAAAAAATTAATTTATATTTCCTGTAATCCCTCTACTTTTGTAAGGGATTTTTCAAAGTTAAATAGAAATGGTTATAATATTGATAATTTGGTATTTCTTGATAATTTTGCAGGGACTTATCATTTTGAGTTGATATCGAAAATTATTTTAGGTTAA